The Streptomonospora litoralis genome window below encodes:
- the map gene encoding type I methionyl aminopeptidase — protein sequence MVELKSDKDVEAMRKAGRVVAEALAAVQRAAAVGVSLRELDDAARAVLDGAGAGSPFLDYQPAWAPRPFPGVICTSVNDAVVHGIPTDYRLRDGDLVGVDCGAEVDGWTGDAAVTFPVGNVRPADLDLLDAGRRALESGIAAAVEGNRIGDISDAIEKSVRGSGCGIPEGLGGHGIGRSMHEAPDVPNAGRPGRGYRLRPGLVLALEPMLAAGGDDEHVTSGDGWTVHTADGTRAVHFEHTVAITSAGPRILTLP from the coding sequence TTGGTCGAACTCAAGAGCGACAAAGATGTGGAGGCCATGCGCAAGGCGGGCCGGGTGGTGGCCGAGGCGCTGGCGGCGGTACAGCGTGCGGCGGCGGTCGGCGTCAGCCTGCGTGAACTGGACGACGCCGCCCGTGCAGTCCTGGACGGGGCGGGCGCGGGTTCACCGTTCCTGGACTACCAGCCCGCCTGGGCTCCGCGGCCCTTCCCCGGCGTGATCTGCACATCGGTCAACGACGCGGTGGTGCACGGCATCCCCACGGACTACCGGCTGCGCGACGGCGACCTGGTCGGCGTCGACTGCGGCGCGGAGGTCGACGGGTGGACCGGCGACGCCGCCGTGACCTTCCCCGTGGGCAACGTTCGCCCTGCCGATCTCGACCTGCTGGATGCCGGCCGCCGGGCATTGGAATCCGGTATCGCAGCCGCTGTCGAAGGAAACCGAATCGGCGACATCTCCGACGCCATCGAGAAAAGCGTGCGCGGTTCCGGTTGCGGCATACCCGAGGGCCTCGGCGGCCACGGGATCGGCCGCAGCATGCACGAGGCCCCGGACGTCCCCAACGCCGGCCGCCCGGGGCGCGGCTATCGGCTGCGGCCGGGCCTCGTGCTGGCGCTGGAACCGATGCTCGCGGCGGGCGGCGACGACGAGCACGTCACCTCCGGCGACGGGTGGACGGTGCACACCGCCGACGGCACCCGCGCGGTCCACTTCGAGCACACGGTCGCCATCACCAGCGCGGGTCCCCGGATACTCACGCTGCCGTGA
- a CDS encoding helix-turn-helix domain-containing protein, with product MVRTPLTPWERKRGERFGTLLRRARGERSMVEVAAAAGVSVETLRKIESGRAPTPAFFTVAALAAELGISLDELAAASAPDAAAPESALTA from the coding sequence ATGGTCAGAACACCGTTGACGCCCTGGGAGCGCAAGCGCGGAGAGCGGTTCGGCACCTTACTGCGCCGCGCGCGGGGCGAGCGCAGCATGGTGGAGGTCGCCGCGGCGGCCGGGGTCTCGGTGGAGACTCTGCGCAAGATCGAGTCCGGGAGGGCGCCGACGCCCGCCTTCTTCACAGTGGCGGCACTCGCCGCGGAGCTCGGGATCTCCCTGGACGAGCTCGCCGCGGCATCGGCCCCCGATGCGGCGGCCCCGGAGTCGGCGCTGACCGCCTAG